From a region of the Erythrobacter neustonensis genome:
- the lpdA gene encoding dihydrolipoyl dehydrogenase has protein sequence MSANYDVIVLGSGPGGYVAAIRCAQLGLKTAIVERENLGGICLNWGCIPTKAMLRSAEIFHYMSHAGDYGLKVAGEIEADLAAIVKRSRGVAKQLNQGVAHLMKKNKITVHMGEGTLTGANSLSVKGEQGEEQLTAKHIIVATGARARDLPFAKADGKRVWSYRHAMTPAELPEKLLVIGSGAIGIEFASFYNDLGSEVTVVEMLNRIVPVEDADISTFLEKSLKKQGITIMTGAGVEAIEVSDKGVSATIKDKAGKSAKSDFTHVIVAVGIVPNTENIGLEGLAEMERGFIQIDPYGRTKSKGLWAIGDCTPGPWLAHKASHEGVTAAEAIAQELGNTEVHPHALNRNNIPGCTYCHPQIASVGMTEARAKEAGYEVRVGNFPFIGNGKAIALGEVEGFVKTVFDAKTGELLGAHMIGAEVTELIQGYTVGKTLETTETELVQTVFPHPTLSEMMHESVLSAYGRALHI, from the coding sequence ATGTCTGCCAATTATGACGTGATCGTGCTGGGTTCGGGCCCCGGCGGCTATGTCGCAGCGATTCGCTGCGCGCAGCTGGGCCTGAAGACCGCGATCGTGGAACGCGAGAACCTGGGCGGCATCTGCCTCAACTGGGGCTGCATCCCGACCAAGGCGATGCTGCGTTCGGCCGAGATCTTCCACTACATGAGCCATGCGGGCGATTACGGCCTCAAGGTCGCAGGCGAGATCGAGGCCGATCTGGCCGCGATCGTCAAGCGCAGCCGCGGCGTCGCCAAGCAGCTCAATCAGGGCGTTGCGCACCTGATGAAGAAGAACAAGATCACTGTCCACATGGGCGAAGGCACGCTGACCGGCGCGAACTCGCTGAGCGTGAAGGGCGAGCAGGGCGAAGAACAGCTCACCGCCAAGCACATCATCGTCGCCACGGGGGCGCGCGCGCGCGACCTGCCTTTTGCCAAGGCCGACGGCAAGCGCGTGTGGAGCTATCGCCACGCGATGACGCCGGCAGAGCTTCCCGAAAAGCTGCTGGTGATCGGATCAGGCGCGATCGGGATCGAATTTGCCAGCTTCTACAACGATCTGGGCAGCGAAGTGACCGTGGTGGAAATGCTCAACCGGATCGTTCCGGTCGAGGATGCGGATATCTCGACCTTCCTTGAAAAGAGCCTCAAGAAGCAAGGCATCACGATCATGACCGGCGCGGGGGTCGAGGCCATCGAGGTGAGCGACAAGGGCGTCTCGGCAACGATCAAGGACAAGGCGGGCAAGAGCGCCAAGAGCGATTTCACCCATGTCATCGTCGCGGTCGGGATCGTGCCCAATACCGAGAATATCGGTTTGGAAGGGCTTGCCGAAATGGAGCGCGGCTTCATCCAGATCGATCCCTATGGCCGGACGAAATCGAAGGGCCTGTGGGCGATCGGCGATTGCACGCCCGGCCCGTGGCTCGCGCACAAGGCCAGCCACGAGGGCGTCACCGCCGCCGAGGCGATCGCGCAGGAGCTCGGCAACACCGAGGTTCATCCCCATGCGCTCAACCGCAACAACATTCCGGGCTGCACCTATTGCCACCCGCAGATCGCCAGCGTCGGCATGACCGAAGCCAGGGCGAAGGAAGCGGGATACGAGGTGCGCGTCGGCAACTTCCCCTTCATCGGCAACGGCAAGGCGATCGCGCTGGGCGAAGTCGAAGGCTTCGTGAAGACCGTGTTCGATGCCAAGACCGGCGAATTGCTAGGCGCGCACATGATTGGCGCGGAAGTGACCGAGCTGATTCAGGGTTACACCGTGGGCAAGACGCTTGAGACCACCGAGACAGAGCTGGTGCAGACGGTGTTCCCGCATCCGACCTTGAGCGAGATGATGCACGAAAGCGTATTGTCCGCCTATGGCCGGGCGTTGCACATCTGA
- a CDS encoding aspartyl/asparaginyl beta-hydroxylase domain-containing protein encodes MNQHASDLAMRINAADRALAGGNVTQARHILEEAARLDPPSTEFWHRLATVRKMGGAPMLAVEAIDRALALAPLDFFGLLMRAHLLDSAGHPEAGEAYGRALAQPRPDPLPPMLARTLERAQVKWAEHQQSMTSLLASAVEASGADLTPSERARAERFASNIARKTRCYHSEPTHFAWPGLREAEFHDRAAFPWIEELEALTPAIRAEMEAVAGAPDAALVPYVTYADSTPLAQWRALNFSRDWTAIHLIERGTTIAGNAAHCPQTMGLLARMEQPNIAGCAANAMFSLLAPNTHIPPHVGVGNFRLLCHLPLIVPDRCWFRVGADTRDFAEGRAWVFDDTIEHEAKNETDELRVILIFDIWHPDLSPAERAAIQAAVSAAAMPVGAL; translated from the coding sequence GTGAACCAGCACGCGTCCGATCTCGCCATGCGCATCAATGCTGCCGACCGCGCATTGGCCGGGGGCAACGTAACGCAGGCGCGCCATATTCTCGAAGAGGCGGCGCGGCTCGATCCGCCCTCGACCGAATTCTGGCACCGCCTGGCGACGGTGCGCAAGATGGGCGGGGCGCCGATGCTCGCGGTCGAGGCGATCGACCGGGCGCTGGCGCTCGCGCCGCTCGACTTCTTCGGATTGCTGATGCGGGCGCATCTGCTGGACAGTGCCGGACATCCGGAGGCGGGCGAGGCCTATGGCCGGGCCCTGGCACAACCGCGGCCCGATCCGCTGCCGCCGATGCTGGCCCGGACGCTCGAGCGTGCGCAGGTCAAATGGGCCGAGCATCAGCAATCGATGACCTCACTGCTCGCGAGCGCGGTCGAGGCGAGCGGCGCCGATCTCACCCCCTCGGAACGCGCCCGCGCTGAGCGGTTCGCAAGCAACATCGCGCGCAAGACGCGGTGCTATCACTCCGAACCGACGCACTTTGCCTGGCCGGGCCTGCGCGAAGCGGAGTTCCACGACCGCGCCGCATTCCCTTGGATCGAGGAACTCGAAGCCCTCACGCCTGCGATCCGCGCGGAAATGGAAGCCGTGGCGGGCGCACCCGACGCAGCGCTGGTGCCCTATGTCACCTATGCGGACAGCACGCCGCTGGCCCAATGGCGCGCGCTCAATTTCAGCCGCGACTGGACCGCGATCCATCTCATCGAGCGCGGCACGACCATCGCGGGCAACGCAGCGCATTGCCCGCAAACCATGGGCCTCCTCGCGCGGATGGAGCAGCCGAACATCGCCGGCTGCGCCGCGAATGCGATGTTCTCGCTGCTGGCGCCCAACACCCACATCCCGCCGCATGTCGGGGTTGGCAATTTCCGCCTGCTGTGCCATCTGCCGCTGATTGTTCCCGACCGCTGCTGGTTCCGCGTCGGCGCGGACACGCGCGATTTTGCCGAGGGGCGGGCATGGGTGTTCGACGATACGATCGAACATGAGGCGAAGAACGAAACCGACGAGCTGCGGGTCATCCTCATCTTCGATATCTGGCACCCCGACCTGTCGCCGGCCGAGCGCGCCGCGATCCAGGCAGCAGTGAGCGCGGCGGCCATGCCGGTCGGCGCGCTCTGA
- a CDS encoding lytic murein transglycosylase translates to MIPRTLSATALALAAFATLGAPPAAAPAAAQSSVDGVPFDAYLELLKARARAEGVRESTLERMTAGLVPNPRVIALDNSQPGTATSSGYPSMANYIATHVDNARIGGGRAVIGQHREQLARIEAQYGVPAEIIVAIFGHETSYGRVKGDFDLARSLATLAWEGRRRELFAGEFVALMKVADKGYDRSQLVGSYAGAFGNPQFLPSVYLRLATDGDGDGRADIMANRADTFASIANYFRDAGWRPGQPWGVRAAVPSGFDVSPYATRLASPVCPRVHERLSRWMTVAEWRNAGVVPQRALADDVMVSFFQPDGPGTRAWLLTGNYRAILEYNCSSYYALSVGLLADEIVN, encoded by the coding sequence ATGATTCCCCGGACCCTTTCTGCCACCGCGCTCGCGCTTGCGGCATTCGCCACTCTGGGAGCGCCTCCCGCAGCCGCGCCCGCTGCTGCGCAAAGCAGCGTGGACGGCGTTCCGTTCGATGCCTATCTCGAACTGCTCAAGGCGCGGGCAAGGGCCGAGGGCGTGCGCGAATCCACGCTTGAACGAATGACCGCCGGGCTGGTCCCCAACCCGCGGGTCATCGCGCTCGACAACAGCCAACCCGGCACTGCAACCTCGAGCGGCTACCCCTCGATGGCGAATTACATCGCCACCCATGTCGATAATGCACGGATCGGGGGCGGGCGCGCGGTGATCGGACAGCACCGCGAGCAATTGGCGCGGATCGAGGCGCAGTACGGCGTGCCGGCAGAGATCATCGTCGCGATTTTCGGGCATGAAACCAGCTACGGCCGGGTGAAGGGCGATTTCGATCTTGCGCGCAGCCTTGCCACGCTTGCCTGGGAGGGGCGGCGGCGGGAATTGTTCGCGGGCGAATTCGTCGCGTTGATGAAAGTCGCGGACAAGGGATATGACCGCAGCCAGCTGGTGGGATCCTATGCCGGTGCCTTCGGCAATCCGCAGTTCCTGCCCAGTGTGTATCTGAGGCTCGCCACCGATGGCGATGGCGATGGCCGAGCCGACATCATGGCGAACCGTGCGGATACCTTTGCCTCGATCGCGAACTATTTCCGCGATGCCGGTTGGCGCCCGGGTCAGCCTTGGGGCGTGCGCGCCGCCGTGCCTTCGGGCTTCGATGTATCGCCCTACGCCACGCGGCTGGCCTCACCGGTCTGCCCGCGGGTGCATGAGCGGCTCAGCCGGTGGATGACGGTCGCTGAATGGCGCAATGCCGGCGTCGTGCCGCAGCGCGCTCTGGCCGATGACGTCATGGTGTCGTTCTTCCAGCCCGATGGTCCGGGAACGCGGGCCTGGCTTCTGACTGGCAATTACCGCGCGATCCTCGAATACAATTGCTCAAGCTATTATGCCCTGAGCGTGGGATTGCTGGCTGATGAAATCGTGAACTGA
- a CDS encoding D-alanyl-D-alanine carboxypeptidase family protein, with the protein MTLAAPAHPAPLAPAVLPAVPDAIEAPVALLVDVGSGQVLHARHPDARFMPASVTKVMTLFLAFELIEQRRLDPAQIFEMSPQIAREWRRKGSTMFLTQGERVSVDDLLLGIANVSANDGAAVLAEGQAGSLAAWTAQMNATARSIGMTGSYFSSPNGWPDQGRTFTTANDLATLARALVMRHPDKFGYYIGRAGLDYKGIAQVNHDPMIGRVPGADGIKTGFTNEAGFSYLGTARRNGQRLVLVLAGVENGRLRAKLAKSYIEWGFSAFDRKTLFANGAVVGSARVQDGETRGVPLKAAGPVAINLPRASNSALTATIRYEGPLRAPIKAGQEVALLEITAEGAAPARIPLYAAQDVAVAGPVDRVINAVAAVFS; encoded by the coding sequence TTGACATTGGCAGCCCCGGCGCATCCCGCCCCGCTTGCGCCTGCCGTTTTGCCTGCGGTGCCCGATGCAATCGAAGCGCCGGTCGCCCTGCTGGTCGATGTCGGCAGCGGTCAGGTGCTGCATGCGCGCCATCCCGATGCGCGCTTCATGCCGGCATCGGTCACCAAGGTGATGACGCTGTTTCTGGCATTCGAACTGATCGAGCAAAGGCGCCTCGACCCCGCGCAGATTTTCGAAATGAGCCCGCAGATCGCACGCGAGTGGCGGCGAAAGGGTTCGACGATGTTCCTCACCCAGGGCGAACGGGTCAGCGTCGATGATCTCCTGCTCGGGATCGCGAATGTCTCGGCCAATGATGGCGCAGCCGTGCTCGCCGAAGGACAGGCAGGCTCGCTCGCCGCCTGGACTGCGCAGATGAATGCCACCGCCCGTTCGATCGGGATGACCGGAAGCTATTTCTCCAGCCCGAACGGGTGGCCCGACCAAGGGCGTACTTTCACCACGGCGAACGATCTTGCGACGCTCGCGCGCGCTTTGGTTATGCGCCACCCGGACAAATTCGGCTATTACATCGGCCGCGCCGGGCTTGATTACAAAGGCATCGCGCAGGTCAATCACGACCCGATGATCGGCCGCGTGCCGGGCGCCGACGGGATCAAGACTGGCTTCACCAACGAAGCCGGTTTCTCCTACCTTGGCACTGCACGGCGCAATGGGCAGCGGCTGGTGCTGGTGCTGGCGGGCGTGGAGAACGGGCGGCTGCGCGCCAAGCTTGCCAAATCCTATATCGAGTGGGGGTTTTCGGCCTTCGACCGGAAAACGCTGTTCGCCAATGGCGCGGTTGTCGGAAGCGCCCGCGTGCAGGATGGCGAAACACGCGGCGTGCCGCTCAAGGCCGCAGGACCGGTCGCGATCAATCTGCCGCGCGCCAGCAACAGCGCGTTGACCGCAACGATCCGCTATGAAGGCCCCTTGCGCGCGCCGATCAAAGCCGGACAGGAAGTCGCGCTGCTCGAAATTACCGCCGAAGGCGCCGCGCCGGCCCGTATTCCGCTGTATGCCGCACAGGACGTGGCCGTCGCCGGCCCGGTGGACCGGGTCATCAACGCCGTTGCTGCGGTGTTTTCATGA
- the tmk gene encoding dTMP kinase: MAPARFIAFEGGEGAGKSTQARMLADALRARGLGVIVTREPGGTPGAEVIRALLLNPPQAAQTGGWTAEAEALLFAAARADHVAQLIRPALARGDWVICDRFIDSSRAYQGGAGHLGDQAITDLHLFGSGGLRPDRVILLEGDEAALTQRLAARGEAADAIEARSAAYHRAVAQSFADLADADPSGFARIDAVGSTAAVHQRIMRAIADLLP; encoded by the coding sequence ATCGCGCCCGCGCGCTTCATCGCCTTCGAGGGCGGGGAGGGGGCAGGCAAATCGACCCAGGCACGGATGCTGGCCGATGCCCTGCGCGCGCGCGGCCTCGGCGTCATCGTGACCCGTGAGCCGGGCGGCACACCGGGCGCAGAGGTGATCCGCGCCTTGCTGCTCAATCCGCCGCAGGCCGCCCAAACCGGCGGCTGGACGGCAGAGGCCGAAGCCTTGCTCTTTGCGGCAGCGCGCGCAGATCATGTCGCGCAGCTTATCCGACCGGCGCTCGCGCGCGGCGATTGGGTGATCTGCGACAGGTTCATCGATTCGAGCCGCGCCTATCAGGGCGGGGCGGGGCATCTCGGCGATCAGGCGATCACGGATCTGCACCTCTTCGGTAGCGGGGGTCTGCGTCCTGACCGCGTGATCCTGCTCGAAGGAGACGAAGCTGCGCTGACGCAGCGGCTGGCGGCGCGCGGAGAGGCCGCCGATGCGATCGAGGCGAGGTCCGCGGCTTATCACCGCGCGGTGGCGCAGTCCTTCGCCGATCTTGCCGATGCCGATCCTTCTGGCTTTGCCCGGATCGATGCCGTCGGGTCCACCGCTGCGGTTCATCAGCGCATCATGCGGGCGATCGCGGATCTGCTGCCATGA
- a CDS encoding DNA polymerase III subunit delta' has protein sequence MTDWPNHAEAWRQWRDAMSSERMHHGWLLAGKAGLGKRDFAEAAARALVAEPGVAQPAGEHPDILTLSYGPKDDKAERAAADGKPFDLARSIRIKQIRAMQKRLITRPTLGSKRAIIIDPADDMEKAAANALLKSLEEPPAGTFFLLVTHRPARLLPTIRSRCRTLRFPVLTDSQLSAMLGEAGLASDPQAIAAAEGSFGAAVRFAKQDLAPIARIVAGLLAVGDSGMTGRGELARLIGPRADRERLQAVLELAQSLTAHAARTAQDPERRMQLVDIHASLVRLAGEAPTANFDASLLPFEIGSLLVTAAPASAAAHG, from the coding sequence ATGACCGACTGGCCCAACCACGCCGAAGCCTGGCGCCAATGGCGCGATGCGATGAGCAGCGAGCGGATGCATCACGGTTGGTTGCTTGCCGGAAAAGCAGGGCTGGGCAAACGCGATTTCGCCGAGGCTGCTGCCCGCGCGCTGGTGGCAGAGCCCGGCGTCGCGCAGCCCGCCGGCGAACACCCCGATATTCTGACGCTGTCCTATGGCCCCAAGGATGACAAGGCCGAACGCGCTGCAGCCGATGGCAAACCCTTCGATCTCGCCCGTTCGATCCGCATCAAGCAGATCCGCGCAATGCAAAAGCGCCTGATCACCCGGCCGACGCTCGGCAGCAAACGCGCGATCATTATCGATCCTGCCGACGACATGGAAAAGGCCGCTGCCAACGCCTTGCTCAAAAGCCTGGAGGAGCCGCCCGCCGGAACATTCTTCCTGCTGGTCACGCACCGTCCTGCACGCCTCTTGCCCACCATTCGGTCGCGGTGCCGGACGTTGCGTTTTCCGGTTCTGACCGACAGCCAATTGAGCGCGATGCTCGGCGAAGCGGGCCTCGCATCCGACCCGCAGGCGATCGCTGCGGCCGAGGGTTCGTTCGGTGCGGCGGTCAGGTTTGCCAAGCAGGACCTTGCGCCGATCGCGCGGATCGTCGCAGGGTTGCTGGCAGTCGGCGACAGCGGGATGACCGGGCGCGGCGAACTTGCGCGGTTGATCGGGCCGCGTGCCGACCGGGAACGTTTGCAGGCCGTGCTGGAACTTGCACAGTCGCTCACCGCACATGCTGCGCGCACGGCGCAGGATCCCGAACGCCGGATGCAACTGGTCGATATTCACGCAAGCCTGGTGCGGCTGGCGGGCGAGGCTCCGACCGCCAATTTCGATGCGTCGCTGCTGCCATTCGAGATCGGCAGCTTGCTTGTCACCGCCGCGCCCGCTAGCGCTGCGGCCCATGGCTGA
- the metG gene encoding methionine--tRNA ligase, with amino-acid sequence MADTTPFYITTAISYPNGKPHIGHAYEAIAADVIARFQRLQGRTVRFQTGTDEHGLKMARKAEEQGRSPRELADEMSGYFRSMCDALNISYDRFIRTSEPDHHKASQAIWQAMEAKGDLYLDRYEGWYSVRDEAYYDESELVEGEGEAKLSPQGTPVEWTVEESWFFRLSNYQQQLLDLLASPGFLEPASRRNEMIAFVEQGLRDLSVSRTSFDWGVKVPGSEGHVMYVWVDALTNYLTGLGYPGDMGNFWPASLHLIGKDIVRFHTIYWPAFLMSADLPVPQKVFGHGFLLNRGQKESKSLGNVTDPVALAERFGVDALRYFLIREVAFGQDGSYSPEAIVSRANGELGNAFGNLAQRTLGFIAKNLEGNLPAIHTHDATDTALFEAVDRALTQDIPQAFDNLALQQAVEAWLQAVFACNAYIDAQAPWTLRKTDPERMETVLATLYICIAQLAVAICPVIPASSSKLLDMMGVPEVLRTIDGIRSHWYSGLAESGYKIAAPTPLFPRLELPAEAD; translated from the coding sequence ATGGCTGACACCACCCCCTTCTATATCACCACCGCTATCAGCTATCCCAATGGCAAGCCGCATATCGGCCATGCCTATGAGGCGATCGCTGCCGATGTCATCGCGCGGTTCCAGCGGTTGCAGGGCCGTACGGTCCGGTTCCAGACCGGCACCGACGAACACGGCCTCAAGATGGCCCGCAAAGCCGAAGAACAGGGCCGCTCACCGCGCGAACTTGCCGATGAAATGTCGGGCTATTTCCGTAGCATGTGCGACGCGCTGAATATTTCGTATGACCGCTTCATCCGCACCAGCGAGCCCGATCATCATAAGGCCAGTCAGGCGATCTGGCAGGCGATGGAAGCCAAGGGCGACCTTTATCTCGACCGCTACGAGGGTTGGTATTCGGTCCGCGACGAAGCCTATTACGACGAGAGCGAATTGGTCGAGGGCGAGGGCGAAGCCAAGCTATCCCCGCAGGGGACGCCCGTAGAGTGGACCGTCGAGGAAAGCTGGTTCTTCCGGCTTTCAAACTATCAGCAGCAACTGCTTGATTTGCTTGCTAGCCCCGGCTTCCTCGAACCGGCAAGCCGCCGCAACGAAATGATCGCATTCGTCGAGCAGGGGTTGCGCGATCTGTCGGTCAGCCGCACGTCCTTCGACTGGGGCGTCAAGGTTCCGGGCAGCGAAGGCCATGTGATGTATGTGTGGGTCGATGCGCTCACCAATTACCTCACAGGTCTTGGTTACCCCGGCGACATGGGCAATTTCTGGCCCGCCAGTCTTCATCTCATCGGCAAGGATATCGTGCGGTTCCACACGATCTACTGGCCAGCCTTCCTGATGAGCGCCGATCTGCCGGTGCCGCAGAAGGTGTTCGGTCATGGTTTCCTGTTGAACCGCGGCCAGAAGGAATCGAAGTCGCTCGGCAATGTCACCGATCCCGTGGCTCTGGCCGAACGCTTCGGGGTCGACGCGCTGCGCTATTTCCTGATCCGCGAAGTCGCCTTCGGACAGGACGGCAGCTATTCGCCCGAAGCCATCGTCTCGCGCGCCAATGGCGAGCTTGGCAACGCTTTCGGCAACCTTGCACAACGCACGCTCGGATTCATCGCCAAGAACCTCGAAGGCAATCTTCCCGCGATCCACACGCATGACGCTACGGACACCGCCCTGTTCGAGGCGGTCGATCGTGCGTTGACTCAGGACATTCCGCAGGCCTTCGACAACCTGGCACTTCAGCAGGCGGTGGAGGCCTGGCTGCAGGCGGTCTTCGCCTGCAATGCCTATATCGATGCGCAGGCCCCCTGGACGCTGCGCAAGACCGATCCCGAGCGCATGGAGACGGTTCTGGCGACACTCTATATCTGCATCGCCCAGTTGGCGGTCGCGATTTGTCCGGTGATCCCTGCCAGCAGTTCGAAGCTGCTGGACATGATGGGAGTGCCCGAAGTGCTGCGCACCATCGACGGTATCCGCAGCCACTGGTATTCGGGGCTGGCCGAAAGCGGATACAAGATCGCCGCGCCGACGCCGCTGTTCCCCCGGCTCGAACTTCCCGCTGAGGCCGATTGA
- a CDS encoding TatD family hydrolase, producing the protein MLVDSHCHLEYKGLVEDRDNVLARARAAGVGAFLNISTRQSEWDQVIATAAREPDVFASVGIHPHEADAHQDLGRAALLAATRDPKVIAIGETGLDYYYDKSDRDAQKSLFRMHIDVARETQLPLIIHTRDAEEDTHAILAEEMGKGAYPALIHCFTASADFAEKVLALGLTISLSGIVTFKNAKDLQAIAKTIPQDKLLVETDSPFLAPVPHRGKVCEPAFVADTAAFVADLRGIDVATLRAATSKNFFNLFTKAAL; encoded by the coding sequence ATGCTGGTCGATAGCCACTGCCATCTCGAATACAAAGGCCTCGTCGAGGATCGCGACAATGTGCTGGCGCGTGCGCGGGCAGCGGGCGTGGGGGCGTTCCTCAACATCTCGACCCGGCAAAGCGAATGGGACCAGGTGATCGCGACCGCCGCACGCGAACCCGATGTCTTCGCCAGCGTCGGGATCCATCCGCATGAGGCCGACGCCCATCAGGATCTCGGCCGCGCGGCCTTGCTCGCCGCGACGCGTGATCCCAAGGTAATTGCCATCGGCGAAACCGGGCTCGACTACTATTACGACAAGTCGGACAGAGACGCGCAGAAGTCTTTGTTTCGCATGCACATCGACGTTGCACGCGAAACCCAGCTTCCGCTGATCATCCATACCCGCGATGCCGAAGAGGATACCCATGCGATCCTTGCCGAAGAGATGGGGAAGGGGGCTTATCCTGCTTTGATCCATTGCTTCACCGCGTCGGCCGACTTTGCCGAAAAGGTGCTCGCACTGGGCCTTACGATTTCACTATCGGGGATCGTGACCTTCAAGAATGCCAAGGACTTGCAGGCGATTGCCAAGACGATTCCGCAGGACAAGCTGCTGGTTGAGACCGACAGTCCGTTCCTCGCGCCCGTGCCACACCGCGGAAAGGTGTGCGAACCGGCTTTCGTGGCGGACACCGCCGCTTTCGTTGCAGATCTGCGGGGGATCGATGTTGCCACGCTGCGAGCGGCGACTTCCAAGAATTTCTTCAATCTTTTCACCAAGGCCGCTCTGTGA
- a CDS encoding MBL fold metallo-hydrolase: protein MKLVMLGSGTSTGVPRLGGPDGTGDWGDCDPAEPRNRRTRVSILVESNEGKRLLVDTSSDCRAQLLANRIGHIDAVFWTHDHADHCHGIDDLRVLRYGRGGPIPGFAETETVRRLRQRFGYVFAGQEGYPTICTLDTLDRLRMTAGFGVDWCQMAHGPGETTAYRFEADGKSIGYATDFSAISDEMIDLFYKVDILVSDCLRRDPHPTHAHLAMAIELGEQTRAGRVVLSHLDKSMDYRTLCSEVPDFVTVGYDGLELVA from the coding sequence GTGAAACTGGTCATGCTTGGGTCGGGCACTTCGACCGGAGTGCCGCGACTGGGGGGCCCGGACGGGACAGGCGATTGGGGCGATTGCGATCCCGCCGAGCCGCGTAACCGGCGCACGCGCGTATCGATCCTGGTTGAAAGCAACGAGGGCAAACGTCTCCTCGTCGATACGTCGTCGGATTGCCGCGCCCAGCTGTTGGCCAACCGGATCGGCCATATTGATGCGGTTTTCTGGACGCACGATCACGCCGATCACTGCCACGGTATCGATGATCTGCGCGTGCTGCGGTATGGCCGCGGCGGGCCGATACCCGGGTTTGCGGAAACCGAAACCGTGCGCCGCCTGCGCCAGCGGTTCGGCTATGTCTTTGCCGGGCAGGAAGGTTATCCCACGATCTGCACGCTCGACACGCTGGACCGGCTGCGCATGACAGCCGGCTTCGGTGTCGATTGGTGCCAGATGGCGCACGGACCCGGCGAGACGACCGCATACCGCTTCGAAGCCGATGGCAAGTCGATCGGATATGCCACGGACTTCAGTGCAATTTCGGATGAAATGATCGACCTGTTCTACAAAGTCGACATTCTCGTCAGCGACTGCTTGCGGCGCGATCCGCATCCGACCCACGCGCATCTGGCAATGGCGATCGAACTCGGCGAGCAAACACGCGCCGGGCGCGTTGTGCTCAGTCATTTGGACAAGAGCATGGATTATCGGACCTTGTGCAGCGAGGTGCCGGACTTCGTCACGGTCGGTTATGACGGACTGGAGCTCGTCGCATGA
- the mazG gene encoding nucleoside triphosphate pyrophosphohydrolase has product MPDIAPIDRLLAIMARLRDPEDGCEWDRAQNFATIAPYTIEEAYEVADAIARDDIADLRDELGDLLLQVVFHSRIAEEAGAFSFGDVANAISVKMEARHPHIFGNAGGTMDNARWEDLKAQERRAKGTRSALDGVALALPALMRAEKLQKRASRTGFDWPDPSGSEAKISEEIEELKSAPSDALRVEEAGDLIFAVVNFVRAHGISAEEALRQANAKFERRFRAMEDLAGIEAFAALSLEAQEELWQQVKKAS; this is encoded by the coding sequence ATGCCGGATATAGCCCCTATCGACCGCTTGCTCGCGATCATGGCCCGCCTGCGCGATCCGGAAGACGGATGCGAATGGGATCGTGCGCAGAACTTTGCAACGATCGCGCCCTATACGATCGAAGAAGCCTACGAGGTTGCCGATGCGATTGCGCGCGACGATATCGCCGATCTGCGCGACGAATTGGGTGATTTGTTGCTTCAAGTCGTGTTCCATTCCCGGATAGCCGAAGAAGCCGGTGCCTTTTCTTTCGGCGATGTCGCCAACGCGATCAGCGTTAAGATGGAAGCGCGGCATCCGCATATCTTCGGCAATGCCGGCGGAACGATGGACAATGCCCGGTGGGAGGACCTGAAGGCCCAGGAACGCCGCGCCAAGGGCACGCGCTCGGCGCTCGACGGGGTGGCGCTCGCACTGCCGGCATTGATGCGTGCAGAAAAACTTCAGAAGCGCGCTTCAAGAACCGGCTTCGATTGGCCCGATCCCTCGGGATCGGAGGCGAAAATCAGCGAAGAGATCGAGGAATTGAAGAGCGCGCCGTCGGATGCACTGCGGGTCGAGGAAGCCGGCGACCTTATCTTTGCCGTCGTCAATTTCGTCCGCGCCCATGGTATCAGTGCGGAAGAAGCATTGCGTCAGGCCAATGCCAAATTCGAACGGCGGTTCCGGGCAATGGAGGATCTTGCCGGGATCGAAGCCTTCGCGGCATTGTCGCTCGAAGCGCAGGAAGAGCTTTGGCAGCAGGTCAAGAAAGCCTCTTAA